The Lacticaseibacillus rhamnosus DNA window TATTTGGCAAAGAATTCCAAACAATTCCAACTTAAAAAGAATCGCAGCAAAGTGCTTCGATTCTTTTTTCTAATCCAAATTAATCTCCTTAGCAGCTCGTCACATAACTTTGTCCCGTAGCATCTCGTAATGTCAAAGGGATCAGCCGCTTACAACTAATTTTTTGCCACTACTGTACGGTTTTATTTTGATCCAAATACCCCAATGTCGCCGCAGCCACAGCCTTAGCCGCGATTAGAATGGCATCTTCGTCCAGCATAAAGTCAGGACTGTGGTGGGGATGGTTTGAGCCATCAGGCAGCTGGCAGCCGATGTAGAAGAAGCTGCTGGGAACCTTCTGCGCAAAATAAGCAAAATCTTCAGACGGATCCTGAACACCGGTATCCTTGATCGCCGTGATTTGGGGAATTTTGGCTGCTTTGATCGCTGTCATGGCTTGATTCGTCAACGTTGCGTCATTGATTAAAACCGGATAATTATCGTCATAATCCAGCTTGGTTTGTACCCCAAACATGGCTTCCAACCCGTGATTCATCGTCACAATCTGCTGGTGAATTGTCTGCCGGGTACTTTCCTTCATCACGCGCACGTCGCCTTTTAACACCACCGCCTGTTTGATGGCGTTAAATGAGCCAACTCCGTCAAACGAACCGATCGTGACGCTGGCCGTATCAAAAGGATCGATTCGCCGCGATACGATCGTTTGGAGCGCCGTGACCAAATAACTGCCAGCCACAATCGCATCGTTGCTCAAATGCGGCATGGAAGCGTGGCCGCCTTTGCCGATAATCGTATCGGTAAAATTGGCCCGGCCAGTTTGGGTTGCGCCAGTATGATAGCCGATGAGTCCCGTTGGCATTGACGACATCACATGAACTCCGATGACATTTGTAACCCCAGCTAAGACCCCAGCTGCAATCATGCCTTTTGCCCCACCA harbors:
- a CDS encoding amidohydrolase; this translates as MSLLATLLQALEDDEQEMIAIRRHLHAHPEVSFHEKQTAAYIKAYYTALDMSVVPCGDGYGMYVDIEGGQPGPKLALRADFDALAIQEDNELPFKSQNPGVMHACGHDAHTAYLLVLAKELNKIKTQLSGSIRIIHQPAEEVSPGGAKGMIAAGVLAGVTNVIGVHVMSSMPTGLIGYHTGATQTGRANFTDTIIGKGGHASMPHLSNDAIVAGSYLVTALQTIVSRRIDPFDTASVTIGSFDGVGSFNAIKQAVVLKGDVRVMKESTRQTIHQQIVTMNHGLEAMFGVQTKLDYDDNYPVLINDATLTNQAMTAIKAAKIPQITAIKDTGVQDPSEDFAYFAQKVPSSFFYIGCQLPDGSNHPHHSPDFMLDEDAILIAAKAVAAATLGYLDQNKTVQ